In Methanobacterium paludis, the following proteins share a genomic window:
- a CDS encoding ATP-dependent helicase, whose amino-acid sequence MLTWSKFQKIVIENLNRDIREDKNPDQNRAISANKNESQFIVAGPGSGKTTVMVLKILKFIYVDDVNPGSILATTFTRKAAAELRSRILSWGDQIRQRLLEDPEYKSFKTRLQRLDFNQIITGTLDSISEDILRNHRDPGSPPPVVIEDFVANALMMRVGLFKEERHHNEDLKDFLIGLRGTKFGFNTNEMSKNLLEIKDRVYYDQVRWEEFQKENKHPGAQIACDAINDYVHELQERLLFDFAILEADFLDKLRDKKLESFLQELKLVLVDEYQDTNLLQEQIYFELARSAINNGGSFTVVGDDDQSLYRFRGATVDLFTNFKDRTVQHLQIEPELINLSRNYRSTESIVNFCNRFALLDNEFQEARVEGKPPIEPARMPEFTDFPVLGMFRDDVETLAEDLSRFIHQVIYDGFHFTFKNKEFEVRADPEDGSPTDVSILLSSPLEITAFKKKRLPFYLREDLGNLNPPIDVFNPRGQNLERTDDAGVFCGLLLECIDPQCQVQDSIEKLPKTAVHRLNSWRETAQMYVETEPEPRSPISLGEFVAAWQSRTPLGRKKWKRDVPLLDLAYKLVTWIPSMQDDVEGLVYLEAITRTIAQTALFSSFGGDMIFDEDVELELSSIKELFWNVFTPLATGAIDVDENLLETLPDNRINIMSIHQSKGLEFPVVIVDVGSDFRTNHHKNAFKRFPEEGGKSCNLEDELRACSPLESPNRSGQDRAFDDLIRQYFVAFSRPQDVLLLVGINPVKGGYETKHDHHEIPNVATGWSRDGSWHWPGLENLKQI is encoded by the coding sequence ATGTTAACCTGGTCAAAATTCCAAAAAATAGTCATAGAAAACCTCAACCGTGATATCAGGGAGGACAAAAACCCTGATCAAAACAGGGCAATCTCAGCCAATAAAAATGAATCTCAGTTCATAGTTGCAGGTCCAGGTTCCGGGAAAACCACGGTTATGGTGTTGAAGATCCTTAAATTCATCTACGTGGACGACGTCAATCCCGGAAGCATCCTTGCAACAACTTTCACAAGAAAGGCAGCTGCAGAACTTCGATCAAGGATTTTAAGCTGGGGCGACCAGATAAGACAGAGGCTCCTTGAGGATCCAGAATATAAATCATTTAAAACCCGCCTTCAAAGACTTGATTTTAACCAGATAATAACCGGGACCCTTGACAGCATCTCCGAGGATATTTTAAGAAATCACAGGGACCCTGGTTCTCCTCCGCCTGTTGTTATTGAGGATTTTGTTGCAAACGCCCTGATGATGAGGGTGGGGCTTTTTAAGGAGGAAAGGCACCACAACGAAGATTTGAAGGATTTCTTGATAGGTCTTCGAGGGACAAAATTCGGTTTTAACACCAACGAGATGAGCAAAAATCTCCTGGAAATCAAAGACCGTGTTTACTACGATCAGGTCCGTTGGGAAGAGTTTCAAAAAGAAAACAAACATCCTGGGGCTCAAATTGCCTGTGATGCAATTAACGATTACGTGCATGAACTGCAAGAAAGACTTCTTTTTGACTTTGCAATTTTAGAGGCGGATTTTCTGGATAAGTTAAGGGATAAGAAACTGGAAAGTTTTCTTCAGGAACTTAAACTGGTTCTTGTGGACGAGTACCAGGACACCAATCTGCTGCAGGAGCAGATATACTTCGAACTTGCACGCTCTGCAATAAATAACGGTGGCAGTTTCACCGTGGTTGGGGACGATGACCAGTCACTTTACAGGTTCAGGGGAGCAACCGTGGATCTTTTCACCAACTTCAAGGATAGAACAGTTCAGCACCTCCAGATAGAACCTGAACTCATCAACCTTTCCAGAAACTACCGTTCCACAGAATCAATAGTCAATTTCTGCAACAGGTTCGCCCTTCTGGACAATGAATTCCAGGAGGCAAGGGTTGAGGGCAAACCTCCAATAGAACCTGCAAGAATGCCAGAATTTACTGATTTTCCAGTGCTCGGCATGTTCAGGGATGATGTTGAAACCCTGGCAGAGGACCTTTCCAGATTCATCCACCAGGTGATCTACGATGGATTCCACTTCACTTTCAAAAACAAAGAGTTTGAGGTGAGGGCAGATCCAGAGGATGGTTCCCCAACTGATGTGTCCATACTTTTAAGCTCACCTCTGGAGATCACAGCTTTTAAAAAGAAAAGACTGCCATTTTATCTGAGAGAAGACCTTGGAAATCTCAACCCCCCAATTGATGTGTTCAACCCCCGCGGACAGAATCTGGAGAGAACAGATGATGCCGGAGTATTCTGCGGCCTTTTACTTGAATGTATAGACCCACAATGCCAGGTTCAGGATTCCATAGAAAAGCTCCCAAAAACTGCAGTCCACCGATTAAATTCATGGAGGGAAACTGCCCAGATGTACGTGGAAACAGAGCCCGAACCTCGATCACCTATCTCTCTTGGAGAGTTTGTTGCAGCATGGCAGTCCCGTACTCCACTTGGCCGTAAAAAGTGGAAAAGAGATGTACCACTTTTGGATTTAGCCTACAAACTTGTGACATGGATACCATCCATGCAGGACGATGTTGAGGGACTGGTGTACCTTGAGGCCATAACCCGGACCATTGCACAGACCGCCCTTTTCAGCAGTTTTGGAGGGGACATGATCTTCGATGAGGATGTAGAACTGGAATTATCTTCAATTAAGGAGCTTTTCTGGAATGTTTTCACACCCCTAGCCACAGGGGCGATAGACGTTGATGAAAACCTTTTAGAAACACTTCCAGACAACAGGATCAACATCATGTCAATACACCAGTCCAAGGGACTGGAATTTCCAGTGGTGATAGTGGATGTGGGTTCAGATTTCAGGACAAACCATCATAAAAATGCATTTAAACGCTTCCCAGAAGAAGGTGGGAAATCCTGCAACCTTGAAGATGAGCTGAGGGCATGCTCCCCACTGGAGAGTCCCAACCGCTCAGGCCAGGATCGGGCTTTCGACGACCTCATAAGACAGTACTTCGTGGCCTTCAGCAGACCCCAGGATGTGCTTCTGCTTGTGGGAATCAACCCTGTTAAAGGAGGTTATGAAACCAAACATGATCACCACGAAATTCCAAACGTGGCCACAGGATGGTCCCGGGATGGTTCATGGCACTGGCCCGGTCTTGAAAACTTGAAGCAAATATAA
- the mntA gene encoding type VII toxin-antitoxin system MntA family adenylyltransferase antitoxin, whose product MQSIKRYEITDVQRKNILDSIQSVLMGKKEILFAYLHGSFLQNLFRDVDLAIYVDQDIGRKEAFHFELALERELDEHLSFPADVRILNYSPLSFKFKVLKDGKLLITQDEGLRSDFESLTMNEYHDFNFYRKRYMKEVFGLEI is encoded by the coding sequence ATGCAGAGCATTAAACGATATGAAATTACAGATGTTCAAAGGAAGAATATACTGGATTCTATTCAATCTGTTTTAATGGGAAAAAAGGAAATTCTCTTTGCATACCTTCATGGATCCTTTCTGCAAAACCTTTTCAGGGATGTTGACCTGGCCATTTATGTTGACCAAGACATTGGAAGGAAGGAAGCATTTCACTTTGAACTGGCTTTGGAGAGGGAGCTGGATGAACATTTAAGTTTTCCAGCAGATGTTAGAATTCTGAATTATTCACCATTATCCTTCAAATTCAAGGTCTTAAAGGATGGAAAGCTTTTGATAACCCAGGATGAAGGTTTAAGAAGTGATTTTGAGTCTTTAACTATGAACGAGTATCATGATTTTAATTTTTACAGAAAACGATACATGAAAGAGGTTTTTGGCCTTGAAATTTGA
- the hepT gene encoding type VII toxin-antitoxin system HepT family RNase toxin encodes MKFDEDRVAKLSSEVLKSLEGLREISDISKEEFLKKHYLIAGAKYYLIVSIEAIIDLSNHIISQNSFRIPESYSDTFRVMAEAEIIPLTLTERLIEMAKFRNRLVHIYWEVDDELVYDIIREDITDIDDFLQNFIASLKS; translated from the coding sequence TTGAAATTTGATGAAGATAGGGTTGCTAAGCTGTCCTCAGAGGTACTTAAATCTCTGGAAGGACTAAGGGAGATTTCAGATATTTCTAAGGAAGAATTTCTGAAAAAACATTATTTAATTGCTGGTGCCAAATATTACCTCATAGTTTCAATAGAAGCTATTATTGATTTATCTAATCATATTATCTCACAAAATAGCTTTAGAATACCTGAAAGCTACTCTGATACATTTAGAGTAATGGCTGAAGCTGAGATTATACCTTTAACCTTAACAGAAAGATTGATAGAAATGGCAAAGTTCAGAAATAGATTGGTACATATATACTGGGAAGTGGATGATGAACTGGTTTATGATATAATAAGAGAGGATATAACTGACATTGATGACTTTCTGCAAAATTTCATTGCATCTTTAAAATCTTAA
- a CDS encoding metallophosphoesterase, with protein MVKFLHTADWHLGIKYAQLGPKADIARKIRMETIKRLLETARERNVDFILVAGDLFDSNDVDSKIIHEVCSDLSGTYLPVYILPGNHDPLTRDSPYNNPIWDAAENIHILKEAEPLDIQDNVTLYPCPVNQKQSQSDPTEWINPENNHISIGLAHGNLQIPGFTDESNFPINPRRADISNLDYLALGEWHSFFQYEKCTVYPGTPETTKFGENTSGNVVFVDIERSEDLNIEAVKTIKTVTPNIDSVKANGPTNLTIEPVKVGKLNWETMNVNITSLEDVENLENTLKTTLNPDYTILNLKLKGVVGQDAFDYLEHLNVKDLFFFNLKTDELYLKPNMLEFKAMIPEGSYVPRTFKALMALMKYDPMTQELSSISPEDAEEIFKDIKDVDSIQNASPEVLKRASLMLYQMVKAVSQ; from the coding sequence ATGGTGAAGTTTTTACACACTGCAGACTGGCACTTAGGAATAAAATATGCCCAGCTCGGGCCAAAAGCTGATATAGCACGCAAAATTCGGATGGAAACCATAAAAAGACTCCTGGAAACTGCCAGAGAAAGGAACGTTGATTTTATTCTGGTGGCCGGGGATCTATTCGACAGCAACGATGTTGACTCAAAGATAATCCATGAAGTATGCAGTGACCTGTCCGGGACCTACCTGCCAGTTTACATACTTCCTGGAAACCACGACCCCCTCACCCGGGACTCACCCTACAACAACCCTATCTGGGATGCTGCAGAAAACATCCACATACTCAAAGAGGCCGAACCTTTGGATATTCAGGATAATGTTACACTGTACCCCTGCCCTGTAAACCAGAAGCAGTCACAGAGCGACCCCACAGAATGGATAAATCCCGAAAATAACCATATTTCAATTGGACTGGCCCATGGAAACCTGCAGATACCAGGATTTACAGATGAATCCAACTTCCCAATAAACCCCAGGAGGGCAGATATTTCAAATCTGGATTACCTGGCACTTGGGGAATGGCACTCATTTTTCCAGTACGAGAAATGCACAGTCTATCCTGGAACCCCTGAAACCACCAAGTTCGGGGAGAACACCAGCGGCAACGTGGTCTTTGTAGACATTGAAAGATCAGAAGATCTCAATATTGAAGCTGTAAAAACAATCAAAACAGTAACCCCCAACATAGACTCTGTTAAAGCCAATGGACCAACAAACCTAACCATCGAACCTGTAAAAGTGGGCAAACTGAACTGGGAAACAATGAACGTAAACATCACCAGCCTGGAAGATGTTGAAAACCTGGAAAATACCCTAAAAACAACATTAAATCCTGATTACACAATTTTAAACCTGAAACTCAAGGGTGTGGTTGGACAGGATGCCTTTGATTACCTGGAACATTTGAATGTGAAGGATTTGTTCTTTTTTAACCTGAAAACAGATGAACTTTACCTGAAACCCAACATGCTGGAATTTAAGGCCATGATACCCGAAGGTTCCTATGTTCCAAGAACATTCAAGGCATTGATGGCCCTTATGAAGTATGACCCCATGACACAGGAACTTTCAAGCATCTCACCTGAAGATGCTGAGGAGATCTTCAAGGATATAAAGGACGTGGATAGCATACAAAATGCAAGCCCCGAAGTCCTGAAAAGAGCTTCACTAATGTTGTACCAGATGGTTAAGGCGGTTTCACAATGA
- a CDS encoding fasciclin domain-containing protein, with product MKNIVETGIEMGKFNKLMAAVEAAGLVETLSNDGPFTVFAPNDYAFAKLPEGAVEELLNDKEKLTAVLTYHVIPGIYKAEDLKNMKSAKTLQGGEVQINTRKGFRVGKANVIKLDIMCTNGVCHMIDAVLMPE from the coding sequence ATGAAAAATATAGTTGAGACAGGCATAGAAATGGGGAAGTTTAATAAGTTAATGGCTGCAGTTGAGGCTGCGGGGCTTGTTGAAACATTAAGTAATGATGGTCCATTCACAGTCTTCGCTCCAAACGATTATGCTTTCGCTAAACTGCCTGAAGGTGCTGTTGAAGAGCTCCTCAATGACAAGGAAAAATTGACTGCAGTTCTCACATATCATGTGATTCCAGGCATTTATAAAGCAGAGGATCTCAAGAATATGAAATCTGCAAAAACCCTTCAAGGCGGAGAAGTACAAATTAATACTCGTAAGGGTTTTAGGGTAGGCAAGGCCAATGTTATCAAACTGGACATCATGTGCACCAACGGGGTATGCCATATGATAGATGCCGTGTTAATGCCTGAATAA
- a CDS encoding potassium channel family protein: MKKKLKLFITTAITFMKEKKPESSIDSSITPTLKRFAEMFIIVLILLDIILLTIITFIPVSPEIYTLIVYFDLIVVLIIIPDFINKLLKSKDKKEFLKANWTDIIGMVPEILAPQVGFLFRYFRLIRIVSLFKKEIAHAFEFLHKTRIDYGFFIVILILFSGSMALFLVEKGVNSNIHSLTDALWFTLVTITTVGYGDISPKTDIGKVIAAIIMFTGIGFMGFLTATITSKLVERSEEEEEKTIHDKLDKLQLEMDELKELIKGK, encoded by the coding sequence ATGAAAAAAAAGTTAAAACTCTTTATTACTACAGCAATAACATTCATGAAAGAAAAAAAGCCAGAATCATCTATTGATTCATCCATAACACCAACATTGAAACGTTTTGCCGAGATGTTCATAATAGTTTTAATCCTCCTGGATATTATTTTACTTACCATCATAACATTCATTCCTGTAAGTCCTGAAATTTATACATTGATTGTTTATTTTGATTTAATTGTAGTGTTAATCATAATACCTGATTTTATTAACAAACTCTTGAAATCAAAAGATAAAAAAGAATTTCTAAAAGCTAACTGGACTGACATTATTGGAATGGTTCCAGAGATCCTTGCACCACAGGTAGGATTTTTGTTTCGATATTTCAGATTAATACGGATTGTTTCACTTTTCAAAAAGGAGATTGCACATGCATTTGAATTTTTACATAAAACACGGATAGATTATGGATTTTTTATAGTAATATTAATACTATTTTCAGGATCGATGGCTCTTTTTTTAGTTGAGAAAGGTGTAAATAGTAACATTCACAGTTTAACTGATGCTCTATGGTTCACATTAGTTACCATAACAACAGTGGGCTACGGTGACATATCACCAAAAACTGATATAGGTAAAGTTATAGCAGCCATAATAATGTTCACTGGAATAGGATTTATGGGCTTTCTTACAGCCACAATAACTTCAAAGTTAGTTGAACGCTCTGAAGAGGAAGAAGAAAAAACTATTCATGATAAACTGGATAAATTACAGTTAGAAATGGATGAACTGAAAGAACTGATTAAAGGTAAATGA
- a CDS encoding AAA family ATPase, with amino-acid sequence MILESISLENWKKFRNPVEIQFKDGLNVVYGPNESGKTTLMDSLRTTLFSKHSSKAKNIKSIVPWSSQLAPQARITFRNNGDRYRITKTFIQPKSILEKWNNNWEKISEGDLADKAVTKIVGGELPRTGDTKSQNWGIGQCLWMVQGEPIISDELNDETFTSLQSMIGASIESEEEKKIYQSIKDRFSEFYTKTKKQKKGSKLVELNTEIEDINENIRQSKEKLIEKDDLMRKLEDNEFLTGKKKLSLNEAKDHLSNLQKIIEEAQNHKIERENLQREVENLNTRYISIKGKIDEITQITDQINKVNLENDSLTEDKKLQESNLRKVEGEIEGVKEEIKHLKCSMEDLSQEKTAASIAHTTVMREIQLEDKRSRLQDLRSLNQELESKEDAHRSIKAPSRSQLNEIETLINCIRDTRTKLDAIGLNIRASGEFKGSIYLDGERSELENNNWTAHQSVKIELDQGTIDIKSGNENVKLLKSELEKMETELTRLTAPYGEKELEPLRELLNTKNSLEKGIERINADLTKKSEVGMDSLIGEVAELEGKIERNWAMIPDDSPFKNCKDRDKNSVVEILSGKIHEIEENERNLKNNESKLDANMQALQDQHVNIDKCISRDETGIKSNDQFIERSNERLRNLQKDGITVEAMEVEQNQISLELEKKGRVLKMYQDEVLEKEEGPIKDYDTYETQVKRLTEDLREMELSHVRMETDLKNIRGLDLNTLEESLKYKEKTMKDLKRDADAVELLYDLTRHYKENTIVSLTDPIKRIVTDDLTKLLGPRYSLEFDNKMKPCSVTPEGRDDEALLDSLSFGTQEQVWCIFRLALGRLLSKEDKQLVVLDDPLVNTDPLRMHHALEILSESARDLQVVVVTCDVDKYNSLKDAAFISMENL; translated from the coding sequence ATGATACTTGAAAGTATAAGCCTTGAAAACTGGAAAAAGTTCAGAAACCCCGTGGAAATCCAGTTCAAAGACGGTTTAAATGTTGTATACGGCCCAAATGAAAGCGGTAAAACCACCCTCATGGATTCTTTGAGAACAACACTCTTCTCCAAACACTCAAGCAAAGCAAAAAACATTAAATCAATAGTACCCTGGAGTTCCCAGCTTGCACCTCAAGCCAGAATAACCTTCCGAAACAATGGAGACAGATACAGGATAACCAAAACATTCATACAACCAAAAAGCATCCTTGAAAAGTGGAACAACAACTGGGAGAAGATTTCAGAAGGCGACCTTGCAGATAAAGCCGTGACAAAAATAGTTGGGGGAGAGCTGCCCCGCACAGGCGATACAAAGTCCCAAAATTGGGGAATAGGCCAGTGCCTCTGGATGGTGCAGGGCGAGCCCATAATATCCGACGAACTCAACGATGAAACATTCACATCCCTGCAGTCCATGATAGGTGCATCCATAGAATCAGAAGAGGAAAAAAAGATATACCAATCCATAAAGGACAGGTTCTCAGAGTTTTACACCAAAACCAAAAAACAGAAAAAAGGCTCCAAACTGGTGGAGTTAAACACTGAAATAGAAGATATCAACGAAAATATCAGACAATCAAAGGAAAAACTGATTGAAAAGGATGACCTGATGCGCAAACTGGAGGACAACGAGTTTTTAACGGGTAAAAAGAAACTCAGCTTAAACGAAGCCAAGGACCACCTCTCAAACCTTCAGAAGATCATTGAAGAAGCTCAAAATCATAAAATAGAAAGGGAAAACCTACAAAGAGAAGTTGAAAACCTCAACACAAGGTACATTTCCATCAAAGGGAAAATTGATGAGATCACCCAGATAACAGACCAGATCAACAAAGTGAACCTGGAAAATGATTCCCTAACTGAAGACAAGAAACTACAGGAATCAAATTTAAGAAAAGTTGAAGGTGAAATAGAAGGTGTTAAAGAAGAGATTAAACATCTCAAGTGCAGTATGGAGGATCTTTCCCAGGAGAAAACAGCAGCCAGCATAGCCCATACAACTGTTATGAGGGAGATACAGCTTGAGGATAAAAGATCCAGACTCCAGGATTTAAGGTCGTTGAACCAGGAACTGGAATCCAAAGAAGATGCGCACAGATCCATCAAAGCACCTTCCAGATCCCAGTTAAATGAAATTGAAACTTTAATAAACTGTATCCGAGATACCAGAACCAAACTGGATGCCATAGGATTGAACATCCGGGCTTCTGGTGAATTTAAAGGTTCCATCTACCTTGACGGGGAAAGATCTGAATTAGAAAACAATAACTGGACGGCACACCAGTCTGTTAAAATAGAGCTGGATCAGGGTACCATTGATATCAAAAGTGGAAATGAAAATGTTAAACTTTTGAAGTCTGAATTGGAGAAGATGGAAACAGAACTCACACGTTTAACTGCACCTTATGGTGAAAAGGAGTTAGAACCCCTCAGGGAACTTTTAAATACTAAAAATAGTTTAGAAAAGGGAATTGAACGTATTAACGCAGATTTAACTAAAAAATCTGAAGTTGGTATGGATTCCCTCATAGGAGAAGTTGCAGAACTTGAAGGTAAAATTGAACGCAACTGGGCTATGATACCTGATGATTCTCCCTTCAAAAACTGCAAGGACAGGGACAAAAATTCTGTCGTTGAAATACTCTCAGGAAAGATACACGAAATCGAAGAGAATGAAAGAAACCTTAAAAATAATGAAAGCAAACTTGACGCTAACATGCAGGCACTTCAAGATCAACACGTAAACATTGATAAGTGTATATCTCGCGATGAAACTGGAATAAAAAGCAACGATCAGTTCATTGAAAGATCAAATGAACGTTTGAGAAATTTGCAAAAAGATGGGATTACAGTCGAGGCAATGGAAGTTGAACAGAACCAGATTTCCCTGGAACTAGAGAAAAAGGGAAGGGTCCTGAAGATGTACCAGGATGAGGTACTGGAAAAAGAAGAGGGACCCATCAAAGATTATGATACCTACGAGACTCAGGTTAAAAGATTAACAGAGGATCTGAGAGAAATGGAATTGTCCCACGTCAGGATGGAAACCGACCTCAAAAATATCAGGGGACTTGACCTGAATACACTTGAAGAATCTTTAAAGTACAAAGAAAAAACAATGAAAGACCTGAAAAGAGATGCAGATGCTGTTGAACTCCTTTACGATCTCACAAGACACTACAAGGAAAACACCATCGTCTCACTTACAGACCCAATCAAGAGGATCGTGACCGACGATCTCACGAAGCTTCTGGGTCCCAGGTACTCTTTAGAATTTGACAATAAAATGAAGCCGTGTTCTGTGACACCTGAAGGTCGTGATGATGAAGCTCTACTGGATTCACTTTCTTTTGGTACTCAAGAACAGGTCTGGTGCATATTCAGACTGGCTTTAGGCAGACTTTTAAGTAAAGAAGACAAACAGCTGGTGGTGCTGGACGATCCCTTGGTCAACACAGACCCTTTGAGAATGCACCATGCCCTGGAAATACTGTCTGAAAGTGCAAGGGATCTTCAGGTGGTTGTGGTAACCTGCGACGTGGATAAGTACAACTCTCTTAAGGATGCTGCTTTCATATCCATGGAGAATCTTTGA
- a CDS encoding fasciclin domain-containing protein, with protein sequence MKNIVETGIEMGQFNTLVAAVKAAGLVETLSSEGPFTVFAPNDDAFAKLPEGTVEGLLKDKEKLTEVLTYHVIPGRYPASDVIKMKSAKTLQGREVRIHTAKGFMVGRANIIQPDIMCTNGVCHMIDAVLLPE encoded by the coding sequence ATGAAAAACATAGTAGAGACCGGTATAGAAATGGGGCAGTTTAATACATTGGTGGCTGCGGTTAAGGCCGCGGGACTTGTTGAAACATTAAGTAGTGAAGGCCCATTCACAGTGTTTGCTCCAAACGACGATGCTTTCGCTAAATTACCTGAAGGAACCGTGGAAGGACTCCTCAAAGACAAGGAAAAATTAACAGAAGTTCTTACATATCATGTGATTCCAGGCAGGTATCCGGCATCAGACGTCATTAAAATGAAATCTGCAAAAACCCTCCAGGGCAGGGAAGTAAGGATCCATACTGCAAAGGGTTTTATGGTAGGTAGGGCTAATATTATCCAACCGGACATCATGTGCACCAATGGAGTGTGCCATATGATAGATGCAGTACTACTGCCAGAGTAG
- a CDS encoding DUF2124 family protein codes for MDNKGIVGFTGAFRKSVVDIPEGSKVVFTGSADVCTPFIELLSYSIRDKGFDMVYVPNADTTEARKIKKQENIGISVVDEMADPEDPAVVVVLGGLAMPKFGCPPEDVVDMIHKISEETPRIIGVCFMGIFKKSGWDKKIPFDTIIDTNMETNVE; via the coding sequence GTGGATAATAAAGGGATAGTTGGTTTTACAGGAGCATTCAGGAAGAGTGTTGTAGATATACCTGAAGGTTCCAAAGTAGTGTTTACAGGTTCAGCAGATGTATGCACGCCTTTTATTGAACTGCTTTCTTACAGTATCAGGGATAAAGGTTTTGATATGGTTTATGTTCCGAATGCAGATACAACTGAAGCAAGGAAGATAAAAAAACAGGAAAATATCGGAATCAGTGTGGTTGATGAAATGGCTGACCCTGAAGATCCTGCAGTTGTTGTGGTACTTGGTGGTCTTGCCATGCCCAAGTTTGGATGTCCTCCTGAAGATGTTGTGGACATGATCCATAAGATTTCAGAGGAAACCCCCAGAATCATTGGTGTCTGTTTCATGGGCATCTTCAAAAAGAGTGGATGGGATAAAAAAATACCCTTTGACACCATAATCGATACCAATATGGAAACCAATGTTGAATAA
- a CDS encoding PD-(D/E)XK nuclease family protein, protein MALSVRSKPYIIPEYSLTGDLLSYLTCGLQYRYQNKGTLPPAMPIQLWFGDFIHGVMEEAYLRWDEHDWKDFPWDWETQIRDIELEIDKRMRSRGLQPPANLFCPFKAEDENQGLCPDHNHPHKLVASIRAEAAINTWGPHLFPLIDDSEVKLKGIRDMPHYQKGTSRSNYYGITGIIDVLSSVKLDEASDKNLIIKYLHQNPVFQYKLENLEKPEYEIIVDYKGMQRPPINSPSWQHHQWQVLTYSWLRSMQPESSEVLVGILFYLNELSLFKDDIQELKRDVEEGKTDIKPYADDLENILRWNDQSEPPALSNSLKKLRSIRIIPVDYDNQKKSLSEFDTVVDDIEGSIIKEVKGCGIQSSWKINPEKRTCDACDFRTFCKESKTGKIYPTVP, encoded by the coding sequence ATGGCACTTTCAGTTAGATCTAAACCCTACATCATCCCTGAGTACAGTCTCACAGGAGACCTTCTTTCTTACCTTACCTGCGGCCTGCAGTACCGCTACCAGAACAAAGGAACTCTACCTCCAGCCATGCCAATACAGTTATGGTTCGGTGACTTTATTCACGGAGTTATGGAGGAGGCGTACCTGCGCTGGGATGAACATGATTGGAAGGATTTCCCATGGGATTGGGAAACCCAGATAAGAGATATTGAACTTGAAATAGATAAAAGAATGCGTTCAAGAGGATTGCAACCTCCTGCCAATCTTTTCTGTCCTTTCAAAGCTGAGGATGAAAATCAGGGCCTCTGCCCTGACCACAACCATCCTCATAAACTGGTTGCAAGCATAAGGGCAGAAGCAGCTATAAACACCTGGGGACCACACCTATTTCCATTAATAGACGATTCTGAGGTAAAGCTTAAGGGCATAAGGGACATGCCGCACTACCAGAAGGGTACAAGCCGGTCAAACTACTATGGAATCACCGGAATAATCGATGTTTTAAGCTCTGTTAAACTTGATGAAGCCTCAGATAAAAATTTGATAATTAAATACCTGCACCAGAACCCTGTTTTCCAGTACAAACTTGAAAATCTTGAAAAACCTGAATATGAGATAATAGTGGATTACAAAGGTATGCAGAGACCTCCAATAAATTCTCCCTCATGGCAACACCACCAATGGCAGGTTTTAACCTACTCCTGGTTAAGGTCCATGCAGCCAGAATCCAGCGAAGTTCTGGTGGGAATCCTTTTCTACCTCAACGAACTCTCACTTTTCAAGGACGATATCCAGGAACTTAAAAGAGATGTTGAGGAGGGTAAAACAGATATTAAACCCTACGCTGATGATCTGGAGAATATATTGAGATGGAACGATCAATCTGAACCTCCTGCACTTTCAAATTCCCTTAAAAAACTGCGCTCAATAAGGATAATTCCTGTTGATTACGATAACCAGAAAAAATCCCTGAGTGAATTTGATACAGTTGTGGATGATATTGAAGGCAGCATAATCAAGGAGGTTAAGGGTTGTGGAATCCAGTCTTCATGGAAGATAAATCCTGAAAAAAGAACCTGTGATGCCTGCGACTTCAGAACGTTTTGTAAGGAGAGTAAAACCGGTAAGATTTATCCTACGGTGCCTTGA